CCCCGCCGACGGTCCCCACGACCGGGGGCGCTGACGGTTCCCCGTACGGCGTCTCGACGGGAACGGTCTCGGTGTCCTCGAGGAACGAGTAGAACCCCGACCCGCCGAACACCCCGATCCGGGCGACCGTCACGTGCCGCCGCCCTCCTTCTTGGGCGTCGAGGTCGCCGTGGACGGCTCCTTCGACTTGGACTTGTCCGACTTCGCGCCGTCGGACGACGCCGTGCTCGAGCCGCCGTCGGCGTCCTTCTTCGCCGCCGCCGAACGGCTGTCGGTCGCGTAGAAGCCGGAGCCCTTGAAGACGATCCCCACTGGGTGGAACACCTTGCGGAGCGTTCCGCCGCAGACCCCGCAGGTCGTCAGCGGGTCCTCGACGATCCGTTGAAAGACCTCGATGTGCTGACCGCACGAGGTGCATTCGTACTCGTAGGTGGGCATCGTGAAAAAGTGTAGCCGCGCCCGAACACATGTATGGCCCGGAATGTCCGCGGGTATGCTTCGAGGCCCATGAGCGCGGTACGCAAAGCAGTCATCCCAGCGGCCGGACTCGGTACGCGTTTCCTTCCGGCGACGAAGGCCCAGCCGAAGGAGATGCTTCCGCTCCTGGACAAGCCGGCCATCCAGTACGTCGTGGAGGAAGCCGTTCACGCCGGCCTGACGGACATCCTGATCATCACGGGACGCGGCAAGCGCTCGATCGAGGACCATTTCGACCGGTCGATCGAGCTCGAGCACTTCCTGGAATCGAAGGGGAAGTTCGAGGAGCTGAAACAGGTCCGCGAGATCACCGACATGGCGTCGAT
The genomic region above belongs to Actinomycetota bacterium and contains:
- a CDS encoding FmdB family zinc ribbon protein, giving the protein MPTYEYECTSCGQHIEVFQRIVEDPLTTCGVCGGTLRKVFHPVGIVFKGSGFYATDSRSAAAKKDADGGSSTASSDGAKSDKSKSKEPSTATSTPKKEGGGT